The Cuculus canorus isolate bCucCan1 chromosome 35, bCucCan1.pri, whole genome shotgun sequence genome contains a region encoding:
- the LOC128849931 gene encoding apolipoprotein C-II-like, with protein MHPKKTAATLLLLLGLAAAAPPEVPSPADAFSKIRTFLGGLNLQAAQERIQDAYTKGSEAVMTYTGILGDQLYHWWQGEQ; from the exons aTGCACCCCAAAAAGACGGCGGCgacgctgctgctgctgttgggcCTGG ctGCCGCCGCCCCCCCCGAAGTCCCCTCCCCCGCCGATGCCTTCTCCAAGATCCGGACCTTCTTGGGGGGCCTCAACCTTCAAGCGGCTCAAGAACGGATCCA AGATGCCTACACCAAGGGCTCGGAGGCGGTGATGACCTACACCGGCATCCTTGGGGATCAGCTCTACCACTGGTGGCAGGGAGAGCAGTGA